In Candidatus Contubernalis alkalaceticus, the genomic window CTTTTACCGGGAAACATAATTCTACCTCAAATAAATCCCCTTTAATCTTTATATCAAAAGTTCCCCCTTGAATCTCAGTCAAACTTCTGACAATAGAAAGGCCCAGGCCGCTGCCTTCTGTGGTTCTGGCCTGGTCACCCCGCACAAAACGTTCCATTAATTCTTCCGGAGAAATATTCAGCATCTCAGAAGATATGTTTCTCAAGGTAAGATTCATTAATCCTTCATTGGTTTTAAGGTCGATATACATACGGGTGCCCGGCAGGGCATATTTTTTTATATTGGACAAAAGATTGTCCAAAATTCGCCACATATGCCTTCGGTCAGCCTCTATAATTATTTTTTCTTTGGGCAGGGTGTGTATAATTTCCAGTCTCTTTTCCCTAAGCCTCTCATGGTACTCTCCCGTTACCTGTTTTACCAGCTCATTTACATTAATCTCATTTAAGAGCACTGTAATATTGCCGGTGCTGGCTTTTGAAGCTTCCATTAGATCCTCAATGAGATCTTTCAACCGCTGGGCCTTCTGTTCTAAAACATTTAAATATTCCAAGGCCTTTTGATTCTGCAGATCCTCCTTTTTTAAAAGATCAATAAAGTTAATAATAGAGGTAAGCGGCGTTCTGATATCATGGGAGACATTAGTTATAAGTTCAGTCTTAAACCGCTCACTTCGCATTTTCTCATCCAGAGCTTTATTAAGTCCATCACTAATTTCATTTAGTGCTTCCGCCTGCTCTTTAAAACCTAAAATGAGTTTGGAACTATCAATTTTTGATTCCAAATCACCGCCGGCGATTTGACCCACGCTTTTTTTTAGGTTATCAAATTGAAGGGACAGATACAGCACAAATCCAAATACAGAAAGGTTAAAAACTAAAAAGGCCAGGCTTGCAATCCCGTCGCGGATATTATTAAGTAGTAAGATATTTATAATACCGAAAATAATAACAGCCAAACCTGCCTGATAGACTGTGCCTATATTGGTAAAGACCTCTTTGCCAAACATTATCAATCCATAAATAATTGTGTTTTTTAAAAAGGAACCACTCCTTATGCGCTTAGAAAATGTCATGGCACCCAACATAATAATGGAATAGAGATAAAAGGCAGCGATTAAAAACAGCATGTACTGCATAATATCGCCTCTAAGCACGCGCTCTATATCTAGATAAATTAATGCTCCTGGCATCAAGGCCGCTGCTGAAAGTAGTATATAAAGATCCGTATAAATCCTGTCCAATCCATTAAGGGCGGGAGCATCTTTACCTTTAATTACTCCCGCGCTGGATATCAAAAAAGCAAACAAGAAAATACCAGCAAACAATGAAAGAGGTAAAACATAATAAGAAATATTTAATAATATCATATAAACCTGCTTAAACATAATATAATTAAGAACGAGGATATAAGCAGCCCCAAGGCAGAGCATAATACATACAAACAATAAAATGTAAGCGAAAATTTTTGCAGCAAGGCTATATCGTAAACCCTTCATTTTCCCACCCTGTCAATCTTGTAACCAAGCCCCCAAACTACCTTCAGATACATAGGGCTTTTGGGATTGGCTTCAATTTTTTCCCGCAGATGCCGAATATGCACCGAAACAATATTATCCGATCCCACAGGCAGTTCATTCCAAACTTTTTCATAAATTTGGTCCGAAGAAAAGACCATCCCTCTATTGGAAATTAGCAATTTTAAGATATTATACTCAATTGGGGTTAGTTTCACCGGTTTATCGTCAACTGTCACCTGTTTTTGTTGGTCGTCCAGCAAAAGCCCCCCTGATTGATATATACTATCATTTATTTCCAGGCTGCCAAGCGAAGAGTATCTTCTAAGTTGAGCCTTCACCCTGGCCATCAGTTCAAGAGGGTTAAAGGGTTTAGTGATATAGTCGTCAGCTCCCATATTAAGCCCTATAATTTTGTCTGTATCCTCCCCCTTGGCGCTGAGCATTATAACAGGCAGTTTCTTTTCTTCACGGATCTTTACTATCACCCGAATGCCATCATTTTTGGCATCATGATATCTAAGATAATAAGGTGAATTTCTTCTGCCTTAAGTTTTTCCAGGGCCTCCAGGCCGTCGAAAGCCTTCAAGACTCTGTAGCCTTCATTGGTCAGATAGATATCTATTGCAGATACGATATCTTTGTCGTCATCACAAACTAATATGTTGAATTGTTCCATAACGCCATTCACCTCTAAATTTAAACTATGTGACCAACCACTATGTAATTGCCTGCTATTCAATCACTGGATATAGTATATTTCATAATCATAGGAACTTCAATCAAAATGCCACTATCCTAAAGATTGAGTAAGATAGTGACATTCTAATCAATTATTCTTAAGTTTATATATGGAAAAATCCTAAGATTTTCTTAAAATTAATCTTTGATTAACTTATTAATTTAGCAATTAAAGGCTATTTCTTACTGTGCCTAATATTATCCAGGATATCCCGCTTCAGCCATTAACATTGTAAAAAACCCAGGACCGGTTCTAATATCTAAAACCTCCAACGGAGAGCCACCAGGCCTGTACTCAATTATTAAATCAACCCATGCTTGTTTTTTAAAACTATTCATCTCCTACCATACACTTTGACTATATTGTGATGCTTACCCTTCCCAATATTTTTCGATTCTTCCCTGCACTGTTTGTACCTCCTTGTTCCCTAATTATTCTCTTACTTTAAATCTAAATAAGATACCGTTGTTACACTGCTCCTTCCCGGCTTGTGGATTTACTCCACCACTGTCTCCGTAAGGCCGCGGAATATCTGCCAGGTTCCTATGGAAATATTAAAATTCTTCACTTTCTGGTTAACCAGCATAATATTATTGCGGTGGAAAACCACCATAAAAGGTGTATGTTCCAGTATTTCTGCCTGCACTGCCCGGTGGAGCTTTACCCGCTCCTGGTAGTCCAGACTGCCGGCCAAATCATCAATCATACCGTCAAGTTGTTCTGAAGTGTAGATGGTATATGCCGAATTTGAATGCCAGTAACCCCCTTGATAATGGCTAGTGGGGTCATCATGGGGCACAAACCACTGACCTATCATCAGCATGTCATAATCCTTTTCTGTCAACGATTCCCTGAGAGCCGCATCCTCCAAGGCTTTTAACTCCACCTCTATTCCAATATCTTTTAAAATCCCCTGAATAGCTGTGCTTAAAAGGCGGTTCTCTTCATTTTTTGCCCCAAAGCAAAGGACTGCTTTCAGTTTTTGTCCGCCCTTTTCCAAAATTCCATCACTAGCAATGGTCCAACCTGCCTCCTCCAGCAGGGTCTGAGCCCTTTCTGGATTATAAGACGGCATATTGGGGTTGATGTTGAGATACTCCTTATATGCCTCAGAAAAAAAGT contains:
- a CDS encoding sensor histidine kinase is translated as MILLNISYYVLPLSLFAGIFLFAFLISSAGVIKGKDAPALNGLDRIYTDLYILLSAAALMPGALIYLDIERVLRGDIMQYMLFLIAAFYLYSIIMLGAMTFSKRIRSGSFLKNTIIYGLIMFGKEVFTNIGTVYQAGLAVIIFGIINILLLNNIRDGIASLAFLVFNLSVFGFVLYLSLQFDNLKKSVGQIAGGDLESKIDSSKLILGFKEQAEALNEISDGLNKALDEKMRSERFKTELITNVSHDIRTPLTSIINFIDLLKKEDLQNQKALEYLNVLEQKAQRLKDLIEDLMEASKASTGNITVLLNEINVNELVKQVTGEYHERLREKRLEIIHTLPKEKIIIEADRRHMWRILDNLLSNIKKYALPGTRMYIDLKTNEGLMNLTLRNISSEMLNISPEELMERFVRGDQARTTEGSGLGLSIVRSLTEIQGGTFDIKIKGDLFEVELCFPVKEIKSLL